A segment of the Sulfurovum indicum genome:
TTCTACACCTTCACCTTCTACTGTCAGAATAATTTTTCCTTTTTCTTTATCATGTAAATGATATTCACAGAAATCTGCATTTTTGAAGGTTTCGACCAGATCATCAATATACTGGGACATCGCTTGCACTACAATACTTGATACATTCATTTTATTCTCCTATATTTTACTGTTTATTCAATTTCCATACCATGACTGTATTGTCATCACTCGCCGAAAAAAGCTCATTTTCATTTTTGAAAATGATCACATTAAGTGTACTCTTTTGCCCTTTAAGTAACGCTATTTTTGACTTGCTGGATGTGTCATAAATAGAGATATTATTCCTTTCATCCATGGCAAATGCTACTTTTGAAGCAGATGGACTGAGCCCTGTAGCATAAATAAGAAAATTCCCTTTAATATAAGAACCTTTCCCTGTCTTCACATCATAGAGCGATCCTCTCTGATCCTGCCCGGCTCCCGAGACCATCCCGTTTTTAAAATCTACCTTATAGACATTGTCAACATTTTGTCCTTCAAGCGTTTTAATAATCTTGCCTGTTTTGATATCTACAACACTCAGGACCCCACTTTCGCAAGAGAATACCACCTGACTTTTGTCCTCATTCATTGCAAAGTCAGAGAATTTTGATTCACTTAATTGTTTCCTGTAAAGCTCTTTTCTTGTTTTAAGATCATAGAGTGCCACTTCATTGCTCAGATAACCAAATAGCATATGATCTTGATCTACAAACCGTGCCTTGATCAAAGGTTTTTTATTTTCAGGGCTGATCACCTGTATAGTCTCATTGTTCTCATGAATGAAAAGATTTGCATATCCTCCTATCCCGCTATCACTAAGCAGAAGATACTTTTCACCTATCACGTCGGTACTCATGATCCTTGCTGGCATCATATCTCCCATGAAATCTTTAACATTCGGAATGGAAATCTCTTTTATCTTCTTTATCTCCGGTACGGTATAAACCTCAATATGTCCCATATCTGTAGCAACTACAAGGCGCCCGTTATCATAGACCATATCTTTAGCTGTACCATTAAGGTCGATCATTGCTGCAGGATCATAACTCTCCACAGCAAAAAGATCTATACTCATATAAAGTAACAATAACAGCTTTTTCACACAAGCTCCTCTACTGTCTCCAGTATAAATGCAGCGATCTTCTCCTCGTCATGCTGACTTCTTATACCATAAAGATCGATCTCCGAAGCAAAGAAGTTATCAAACATTTCTTTATTGTCACCCAACCTCTGTATCAGTTCATGCATCTTCTCTTCATTTAAAAGTTTCTGGATAGGTTCTGCTATATAAATAACAAAATTAAACTCATCTGCATCAAATTCAAACTCTTCAGAGTCATAGTCCTCTTCATTCTCATCCACGTTCAGGAGATGTCTTAATTCCAACTCTTTATCTTCGAGTTTTTCAAAAATCTTCGGATACTTTTCACTCAAATTCATTACTTACCTCTTCTTCTGTTTTAGTTTCGACTTCATAGGTCAGATAACTGATTGCCTGTGTTGGACAACGGGCCATACAGAATCCGCATCCGGTACATCGTTCATCATCTATCACGGGATTAAACAATCCGTTAAAAAGAATAGCATCATCGATACAAGGTTCTTTGCATGCACTGCAAATTACACCATGATGTGCGACACATGCTTCCAAAGAGATACGGAATACGGCATTCAACTGCTCTGCATTGTGCCGATTCTCCAAAGAGAGAACACCCTCTGGACAGATATTGGCACATTCGTCACAGAACGTACACCCGTTTTGATTAAAAGCAAGTGCTGGTGTACCATCCTCTCCAATAAAAATAATCTTCTCATCACAAGAAGTGACACAGGCTTTATTTTCACACTCTGGACACTTGTTCTGAAAAGCAGATTCGCTTTCACCATAGGGTGGTCTCACCAAAAGAGGAGACTCCTCCCTGGTTTGACTCAGTGGTTTTGCAAAAGATCTGAAAAAATCTCTTCGGTTTGCCACTATTGAACACCCTCGTTCATTGCATCTGCAAGTGATGAATGTGATTTAAACTTCTCTGTCAGGCCATCAGGCTGGAATGTATTTCCTACAACAGGATCAACTTTCGCCTGCGGTGCGTGACATTGTGAACAGTTAAATCTACCTTGGTAGAGTGTATCCATTCTCTTCGCTTTTGCGATCTTGATATCACCCACGTTTCCAAGCTCACCTTTCAGTCCGACTACTTTACCCTCTTTGACCAATTCACCATTCTTCAGTACTGTTTCCGGTCTGTAGTTTGTAAAGTGAGATACAGGGATCGCAGTAGCTCCTACAGCTTTGGCACTTTCAGGCATATGACACCCAAGACACTGGTTATTGTCTTTTTTGATCGGCAATAATCCTTCTACAGAGTGAGGGATCATCGGCGGTGCATTTACATATGCTCTTTCAAACTTTGTGGATGATCCAGGTGCAGGACGGCTATAGTCTGTTACCTCAGGCTTCACTGTGTCTTCAGAATAGAGGTCTACTTTTCTAAGTCCTAATGCTTCTTCACTTACCACTTTTTTATTTCCAAGATCTTCTTTACTGATTCTTTTTGGATCACAGGCAGACTCATTGATATTGATTACAGATGCTTTTGCAACTGCAGCTGCGGCTGCATGCTCTGTCGCAACATTTGTCGGTATTCCTGCTCCACCTTTGATTGCTGCTGCCATTGCTTTCATATCTGCATCTGAAAGTGAAGCGACCTGACCTTTCATCAATCCTTTCATTGCACCACCGTAAGTGCCATTCTTATACCCTTTAAGTGCAATAAGGATATCAGCCTCACTCATATCTTTCACGATCTTGGATTTACCCATTGCCTTTTTTTCAAAATGCTGTCCGTGGCATCCGGCACAGGCAGCCAAACTAGCCCCATAAAGTGCAGAGGCACCAAGCAGTGACCCCAGAGCCAATAGTTTCATTGTTCTTTTCATCATCTTCCTCTCCTCTTATTTTTTGATCTCGG
Coding sequences within it:
- a CDS encoding WD40 repeat domain-containing protein — translated: MKKLLLLLYMSIDLFAVESYDPAAMIDLNGTAKDMVYDNGRLVVATDMGHIEVYTVPEIKKIKEISIPNVKDFMGDMMPARIMSTDVIGEKYLLLSDSGIGGYANLFIHENNETIQVISPENKKPLIKARFVDQDHMLFGYLSNEVALYDLKTRKELYRKQLSESKFSDFAMNEDKSQVVFSCESGVLSVVDIKTGKIIKTLEGQNVDNVYKVDFKNGMVSGAGQDQRGSLYDVKTGKGSYIKGNFLIYATGLSPSASKVAFAMDERNNISIYDTSSKSKIALLKGQKSTLNVIIFKNENELFSASDDNTVMVWKLNKQ
- a CDS encoding ubiquitin family protein; protein product: MNLSEKYPKIFEKLEDKELELRHLLNVDENEEDYDSEEFEFDADEFNFVIYIAEPIQKLLNEEKMHELIQRLGDNKEMFDNFFASEIDLYGIRSQHDEEKIAAFILETVEELV
- a CDS encoding ferredoxin-type protein NapF — protein: MANRRDFFRSFAKPLSQTREESPLLVRPPYGESESAFQNKCPECENKACVTSCDEKIIFIGEDGTPALAFNQNGCTFCDECANICPEGVLSLENRHNAEQLNAVFRISLEACVAHHGVICSACKEPCIDDAILFNGLFNPVIDDERCTGCGFCMARCPTQAISYLTYEVETKTEEEVSNEFE
- a CDS encoding nitrate reductase cytochrome c-type subunit, with protein sequence MMKRTMKLLALGSLLGASALYGASLAACAGCHGQHFEKKAMGKSKIVKDMSEADILIALKGYKNGTYGGAMKGLMKGQVASLSDADMKAMAAAIKGGAGIPTNVATEHAAAAAVAKASVININESACDPKRISKEDLGNKKVVSEEALGLRKVDLYSEDTVKPEVTDYSRPAPGSSTKFERAYVNAPPMIPHSVEGLLPIKKDNNQCLGCHMPESAKAVGATAIPVSHFTNYRPETVLKNGELVKEGKVVGLKGELGNVGDIKIAKAKRMDTLYQGRFNCSQCHAPQAKVDPVVGNTFQPDGLTEKFKSHSSLADAMNEGVQ